Below is a window of Lagenorhynchus albirostris chromosome 11, mLagAlb1.1, whole genome shotgun sequence DNA.
CCGTCTGGCCAGTCCAGTTCCAGACCCACATTTGTCCCCAGAGCCTCGGAGACCCTCTCCTGCGCTAGATTAAAAAGTGCAAACACGTGGCTCTCTCCGCGTTTGTTAAAAAACGTATAAAAACAGGCTCAGAGCCTGTGGCGCAGGCAGAGCCCCCGTCTGAGGCCTTATTGCTGTGTGTGGGGCTGGACCCTCAAGGCCCACCCAGAGTCAGGCAGGAGAAATGCAGGCTGGGCCGTCTGACTGGTTCCAACTGCCAGCTTTACCAAtgcagcatttattttaaaattaaattaagttaaattaaaaaagacaaactgCGTCACCAGGTAGTCTTCTTGGTTGGGGCGCCAAGGCTGGGCGGGCGGCAGCATCACACGAGGCCATTTAAGGCAGCTCCCGCGGGCGGAGGCCCGTCAGTCTGCCTGCAGGGGTGGGTAGGAGTCGCTCAGGGCAAGggtccccacccagcccctcccctggtcTGACCTGCTCACCTGTCCTTTGTCACCGTCCCCAGGGTGGCCGCGGTGGAGacagctggggctgcaggggtGACGGCCACGGCCAGCACAGGAGAGACTGCCGGGGTGGCTGAGGCGGGGCCGGTGTTGCCCGGTACTGTGGTGGCCGCCACGGCAGCCTCGGGGAGGACGGCCCCGACTGGGGCAGAGGTCACTTCCACAGGCGCAAGGGAGGCCAGGTCTGGAGGCGTGCTGGTGGCGCACTCAGACCTGCGTGGCAGACTGGCTCCAGTTACTGGACCACCCCCGCTGGGGCTCCACCCTGCAAGATGGCCCAGGCCCCTCTGCCACCCCAAGTTCCAAACACGCCAGAGACCGCCTGTCAGTCCACCAGAGCGTTGAGCCTCCTTCCCAGCAGCACTCATCCCGGGCATCCCGTCCCCCTCGGCCCCCTCCAGACGGCCCTCGCCACATCCCCACCCCAGTCTGGAACATGCCCCTTAGGTGCTCCCAGCAACCCTCACCGCTCTGTGGACCACACAGGCCCAAGGCCCTTCCCTGGAACACCTCTCAGGCCACGTCTGTCCACAACACTCCCGCCGCCCACACCTAGAAAGGCTGAGTGCGGGAGGCAGGCGGCCTCGGGACACCCAGCCCTGGCACTCAGCTCTGGTCTGGGGGCCCAGAGAGCAAGCCCACGGTGCCCCCACCAGCCCACACCTGCCCAGCGCCTGCTTCTGCTGTGTGACGTCTCCTCCAGCCCGGCACTGACCCTCGCGAGCCAGTGAGGGCAGAGCCTGGAGACAAGCCCCGCGTGTCCCCCCACAATGGCCAAGGCTCGCGAAGACCGCCCTGAGGACCAAAAGGCTTTGCTTTCGGAACAACAACTGCTTCTCGGAGCCGGGTGGGTTTTGGGGGAACGGGGAGTTAGGAAGaggaaaaggttttaaaaatttcgATGACCCGAAGCTTCAAGAAGCAATCAAACCGTTTGGGAGCCGCGTGTACACCTTTACCCCAGCGCTGAGGTTCTCCCCCGGGCCCAGGCGTCAAGCTCGCCCCACCCTGCAGCGGCGGCGTGAACCGCCCCTCCCCCGACACGCACTGTGCAGCTTGACCCTGCTCCCTCCAGGCTGTGCCCACTGCCCCGAGCCCCAGTGCAGGGCACCAGCGGGGACGGGCGCACCCTGGGGTCCTGGGAGCTAGACTGGACCCCCAGCGTCAGCAGGGACGCTCCAGGGTCACTGGGTGGGGACCTCACGGGAGCAGCACGGTCAGTCTCTGTTCCTCGTCCCCTCGTGGGGGTCTGGGCTGGCCCCCCGGCCCCCCCCAGCCCCTTCAGGCCTTGACCCCAGCACCACCTTCTCCCTCGCGTCCCACCAGCCCTCCTGCCCCGTTCCGTCTTCACCGCACGCGGTTCCTCACGCTGCCCACCCGCCCAACCAGGAGGCATGTGTCCACCAGCCGACCCCAGAGGCCCAGACCTGCCCCCTGGGCGCAGGGGTGGGGTGCACGGGCCAAGCATGCAGGGAGGACGACCCAGGTCAGGGCCCCAAGCAAAGTCCCAAAACACCCCCGTCCTCCCGGTCCAGCGTGATGGACATGTGTGTCCGAGGCGCCCGACTGAGGTGGGCGCCAAGTCTGGGACTAGGCACCCGCCCCAGGAGAGCGGCAGCTCCAGAGCCCACCCGGAACCCCAAAAGCCTGGCCATTCTCTCCGACGCGGCCTGAGGCGGGCTGGCCCCATGCTGTCTCAACGGTCACCCCAGCTTCCACCTGGACAAAGCAGTGTCCCTCCTGTCCAAAGCTGACCTCCAAGGAGTCACGGGGCCATCAGGACAGGAGGGTCGGCCTGCCCCTGGGCCAGCGGAGTGCTGCGGACAGCCAGACCTCCGTGTGCACCCGGGGGCCCGCCACCCAGCCTGTCCTGCTCACCTGGGGACTAACACTGGCGGCGGGGGAGCCTCCCGACCGGGACCCATCCTCACAGCCTCCGAGGCCAAAGCCACCTTCTGCTTGTCCTCTCGGCTGCTGGAGGCCACCAGGGGCGCCTTCCTGGCAACACATGCGTTCCAGGCACCCAGAGTGGCCGGGCCAGCTGCAACACAGGGAGCCGGTGACACCAGGTGAGGACAGAGCGACCAGTATGGCGCACGCGGGAACTTCAGCCTGCAACTGGTGACAGACCTGTCCCCCACACCCACTGCCGCGTGCGTGTGACGTGCACACGTGCGTCTGTGAATTCACAGGAACTTCAGGAAGAACGGTCCTCCCTGCAGGGAGGGCCACCACTCAGCCTTGTGGCTGGCTTCCAAGTCCGTCCCCGTGTGGCCCTGATATCCTGGGGGGCTTCCAAGCCCATCTGACAGGGAGCTCAGGGCCAGGGCCCTGAACAGCTCCCAGGACAAGCACTGGGGTGGCGTGGTGCACACGTGTGATCCACACCTAGCAGGCGGCCAGGCCTGGGGAGACAGGCTCTGGCTGGGGTCCTGGCGACACAGACGGGTGTGGGCTGGTCGGACCTGTGCGTTGAGGCCAGCCCGAGGGCCTCGCTGGCCGTCCTGTGCCTGGAGCCGGGGTCCTGACCCCTCCACACACCCACTCCAGTCCCCGCACGTGGCGCAAACTCCAACATCACCAGGGCAATACAGCGGCCCCGAGGTCTTGGCCTCCCcctcccacacccctgcccctggGGCCGCCCCTACTCACGGGTTCTCTCTGGGCCCCGGTTCAGGCCACCCTGGGCATCGCCGTGACCTCTGTCCACAGGGGAGCTGCACCTGGGCCCCGACTCAGAGCTACAGACGAGGCCAACTCTGAGCCCACGCCCAGGAGACCCGGCCCCCAGGCAGCCGgggccgccccccgccccggccccgcctcaCCAGCAGAAAGGCTGGAAGTCGGCAAACTTggcccagcctctctcctccGCAGCCGAGGCGCTGGGCGCGCTGGCCGCCCACACACTGGAACCCACGTCCATCGCCACTGCCGGGGCCAGGCCTGAGGCCGTGGAATTCACTGGCTCATCAGACACCGTCCAGGGGGCGCCTGCTGGGGGAGACGCGGTGTCCAGGCCCCTTGACCAGCACGTGACCGGTGGTGGAGGCCCCACAGCAATGGTGTGGGTGTGCCTTCCCCCACGGTACTGGGGGACACCCGCCTCTAGCCGTGACGGCGTGGCCAAGAGTGACCGTGACGGGGCGGGAGACCAAGGGCATATGAGCGTGTTTGAAAGTGTGTGCCGGGGGGTCAGTGGGCATCAGGCCCACAGCAgcccagccacacacacacacaggcccacaGGCCAGGGCACCAAATCCTGTCCCCCACGTTCCCGCCCAAGCCCCTTGCCCGGCCCGCACCCTGTGGCCCCATCATCTACCTTCTGAGCCACCCTCAACACGAGGACCTTCCTCCTGGACGGCAGCCCGAGGGGCGCCCGCCCGAGCCCCGTCTGCTTCCGAGCTCTCCTCCCCACCTTGGCCTCGGTGCTCCAGGCCGTCCTTCCGGCAGCTCTCTGAAGCGTGAGGGCCCCCGAACCTGGGGGGAGACCCACGGTCAGAGCAGCCCTTCCCACCTGCCCAGGGTGCCACGGCACGGCTGAGACAGGGCTGGTGCCCGTGTGGCGCCCAGGCCCACCTGGCTCTGGTCACTCGGGCCACACAGTGTGTCTCCTCGTCCTCCCAGAGGTCGTCGTCCTCGTCAAAAGGCTGGATGTGGTCACTGCAGCAGGCCTCAAACAGAGCGGCACCGGGCTGCAGGAGAGCACACGTGGGCCACATGGCCCCCACACGCCCGGCCACCCCCAAGGGGCATCCACGGGACTCACGCTGTCCTCGTCAGCGTCGACGCTGAAGTTGATCTCCGCTATCCTGTCAAATGGGGCGCTGCGAGGACAACAGGGACGCCGTCAAGTCCCcccaagagggagagaagggggaagcAGCCCACCGAGGGAGGCAAAGGCAGGGGCGGGGGGCCAGGGCTGCAGGCCGAGCCCGGGTGGGTGCACGggctcccctcccacctctggaTGGGCGGCGAGGGGTGACTCCCACCCGGCTGCTCTGCCGCCCCAGAGGGCGTCTCCAGGCCGTTGGGTCACATGTGGCTTCCAGCTGAGCAAGTGGTGTGATGGCCCTGAAGGCCAGGCAGGGCTGAGCCACAGGTCAGGGACCTGGTCACACTGAGCAGAGCCCGGCTCCCTCCCAAAGGCACGAGGGTGGGGCAGGTGGGCACGTCCCACTGGGCTCACTTGACGCTGTCGTCCTGCTCAGCAAACTCCTCGTCGCTGAAGCCAAACTGGTCCACGAAGGTGGCCGTCATCTGCTGGACCTGGTACTCGGAGAAAGCCTGGGCAACAGGACCGTGGCCGCTCTCAGGAACCCCCCTGGTGCTTCAGTGGCTTCTCCCAGGTCCTGCCCTCTCGGCTGGGCACCCACAGGCAGCCATGTCCAAAGAGCCTGTGACTCTGACTTTCCATTCGCCCACCACGTCCCCAAGGGTCTCATCAATGTCAAGTGGCCCTGCGGGCGCCCCCTAAGTAGAGGACGGTGGGGCTGCACCCCCTGCAGAAGCGGGGGGATGAGCACCTCCCCGGCCCCGCCCGAGGCTCTGGTGACGCGTGCAGGACACTCGCGAGGCCTAAGCGCTGCCGAGAGCAGCTCAGGACGAGGGGCCTGGCCTCACGCACCTGCTGAAGGGACAGCTCGTTAGGGAAAACGCCCTCCATGTCCTCGTCCTCACTCGAGGGGTGAAGATGGTGCGTGCTAACCTGCAAcggccagggtgggtgggcatGAGACAGCGTCTGGGGCCGTGCCGACCCACCCTCCCTTGCAGGGTGCGCCGGGCCTCGGGCACCAGGAGTCCCGCAAGCCCAGGTCGGGCAGGGACCAGGGTGGGGACAGCGCTCTGCCCAGAGGGCCCCCCACTCTCGGCCGGCCTGGGGCCTGCTCACCAGGTCCACCGCGTTCCTGCGGTTGGCCTCCGTCAGCGTCTCCTCCACAAAGCTCTCCCAGCGCCCGCGGCAATCCGAGGGGAGCCCTGCGGGGAAGGCTGCCCGGTGAGCCCTTGGGATGGAGCCAGCAGCTGCATCCTGGTCCCGCGAGGGCTCTCAGGCCGACCGAGGAGCCCCGGGGACACAGGAGCCACGGGGCACGGGCACGTCCCTCTTGGCCTTACAGGCCCAACCCAGCAGGCCTGGGTGTGTCTGTTTTTCTGGGGAGGTCGGAGCCCAGAGACGTTCACAGTCCAGAAAGAGAGAGCTTCATGCTCGCCCCCAACCCCACACCGGGCCGTCCTGGGTGCACACGCTCGTCACAGGTGCTGACGGGCTGGGGGCCGGACTGAGAGCAGCCCGCTCGTGTCAGagggccccgcccaccccccccaGCCTCCTGGCTCACAGCTGCCCTGGGACCACAGGGGGCCATGGCCAAGGTCACCATGGGGGCAACTAGGCGAGGGCACGGGGGCGGGGGGCCATGGAGGCCACGCCCACTGCACGACCAACTGGACGTCTGCAGGGCAGCTTCCCCAGCCCAGGACAGGGACAAACCCAGCAcctcccctgcctgccccggACTCAGGGCACCACGGCCCCCAGAAGGGATGGGGATCAACCCGCCCCGACAGCACACATGGCGCTCCAGGGGCCCCCCAGACGGTGCTCACTCCCGCTCGCTGTTCACTGAGCACACGCGTCCCCCTGCCCCCTGGCCAGCCCTGTCCTCAGGCCCCTACACAGCACGGGGGACAAACTGTCTTGGCTGTGAAACCAGCACGAGCCCCCAAGTGCCCTCAGGGTCCCAGCCCCTGTGGCCGTCACTGTCCATCACCCTCAGGCCGCCCCGAGCGCACGCCCCTGCGTCACCCTGTCAGCCCTGTCACCATGTGCTGCTCAGGCTGGCCTGGCGTCCTCCTCCCCAAGAGGCCACACAGGCCCTTCTAAGCTGCCCGCCTTCTCCCATCTGAACCAAGATCCCTCGGGCTCTCCCCAGCTCAGGCCAGAAAGCCCAGTGCCTGGGAGCTACAGACTGGGCGCCCAGAACGTGCGAGGGCTGGCAAGGGGCATGGGCGGCGGCCCCCCGCTCGGGGCCCCGGATCGCGACGAGGAGGCCCGTGGGGTATGAGGGAGAGCAAGCCTGGCCAGGATGGCCTCTGCTCAGGCCCTGCGGCCGCTCCCCAGATGAGCCACGAGCTCAGAGAAGAGCCGGACGGCGGAGCAGGAGAGCAGGCGTTTGGGCCGGCGCGGGCGGCCCAGGGCACAGAGGAGGCTGCCGCCCAGGCCCAGACGCAGCTGACAGGACAGCCCCCGTGGCAAAGGGGGGGCCAAGTGTGTGGCACCAGTGCTGGTCCGGTCCGCCGATGGGCCAAGGTCAGGGGCGGGGCACCTCGGGCAGCGACACCTGGGCCTGGAGGCGCTCACCTCGGAGGACCTCGCTGACCTGGGTCTGCACGGGGCCCCCCTCCAGGCTCTGCACCACTGCGTTGGCGATCCGGGTGAGATGGCCCATGTTCCCGCGCCTCATGCCACCCGCTGCCCTGAAAGAGAGGGTGGCATCAGGCCTGCCGCCGGCCCTCCTCCACGGTGCCTCCAGCCGGCCCGGCCTCGGCTCTGCGGCCTCCTCCCCACGGGCCCACTGCCCCGCGAAGCCGTCTCGTGGCCTCGCCTGCAGGCTGCTTACTTTTGGAGCACCTGCTCCGCACCCGCGTCGCTCCACTCCCTGCCTACAAGTGAGGCGGGCATTTGCCGCTCCCACTCTGCGCAGACCACCAGACCCGCGCCCGGCTGGGGCTGTGAGTGTTGACCAAGCGCGTCCCGAGCCCCCAGAGAAGACCGAGGGTGGACCCAGGACCCGGGAGTAGGCAGAACAGTAGGGGCAGCGGGCTGGCTCCCGTCCACCTGCGCGTCCCGCACGGCCGCAAACACGTGGCTCTCCCCCCACTTCTCATCTCTCCCACACAGGACCCAACAGAGCAGCAAGTCTTCAGATCCCTGATGCAGCAGCAAGGGTGTCAGTTGTGAGACTCTGGTGCATCCGTTACAGAAACACAGCCCTTGGGTCCCAGAGTGGACAGCGCTTGCTTTCAACAGTATTCTCTCTCTTCAGAGCCTGACGACAACCAGAGAGGAAGCGAAGGTGGTCCCCAATCGGTGGGCCCACCCGGCAGAGGAAGGGGGTCAGGAGAGACTGGGCAGGCAGAACTGGCCCAGACGCGAAGCCGGGCTGAGGGTGGAGGCCTGTGAGCGGCTGTCCAGGTCGCGGGAGAACCGCGCTGAGGCCGCGGCCTGCAGGCATCCAGGCTCACACGCCCGTCCACGGCTTACTATGGCCCAAGGACCCCTCGGTGACAGCAGTGAGCCCTCCCCTCACACAGGCACACACCTGTGCACCAACACACAAAACACATACAGGAGCAGACTCAGCACAGGCCTCCCTGGGCACTACGCACGCCGGGCCCAGCGGAAGGCGGGGCGGCCCCACCTCGCTTCTTGCTACTTGGGAGCGGACGCAGATTTGTGGGCTCAGTAACAGCAGGACAGAAGGGATGAACTAGGTGCGGTCGCAGAGCTCTCCCCACCTGCCCAGAGCAGCCCTGGCGGGGCAGAGTAGGAGCACAGGGGGCACAGGGCTGCCCACTGGACCCGACCCTGCAGTCACACCAGGGACCTGGGCAGTCAAGACTTTCAAGCAGGAAGTGACACCACCTGCTGGTTTCAGCAAGATCCCAGCTTATCAGCAACGAGAGAGCAGATGGGGCAAGAGGGAAGCAGAAAGGGGCCCGGATGCTCTTTCAAGGGTCTGAGGCTTCAGTAAGAGAAGTGGCTGGAGGCTGGGATGGGGACGTGGGAGGATTCGGGACACAGTGCGGGCACAGGACTGGGGTCTCTGCTGATGGACGGGCAAGGGAGGAAGAGGGTGAGGGGCCCATGGAGCCAGGGGCCGGGCTGTGCAGGCCGTGTTACCCTGCCCCGCGCCCTGGCCCCACCAGCAGCACTGCAGCTGCTCCCACAGCGGTGGGACCCTTCCTTGAAAACAAACCCTCCATGGCAGCCCTGGAGCCCCACGCAGAGCCCTAGTGGTCCTTACTGTGTGTGGTCATTGGCTTCCCAGGCCTCCAGGATCCTCTGGACCAGGCAACACTTCTGGAACAGCTGGCAGACAGGTGGCACGGGTCAGGGCCAGCAGGGCTGCACGCTCCCCTCCACCCAGCCCTGGACTCAGTGGGCTTAGCAGGCAGCAGGCGCACACGTCAGCCCCAAGTTCACTGTGGGCGGCGAAAAcatcccagcccagccctgcagtCCCCGTCCGACGCCCAGGGAGGCTCTGCTCAGGCTCGTCCACGTGGCGACGGGGGTCGAATCAGGACACTCTCGTCCCCTCAGCCTCCCGGCGGTCGTGTCCTCCCCCTCGGGCCACTCTCCTGCCTTCTCCATCCAGGAGGAAGAGGCCGGTGGCCCCAGGGCTCACTTGCTTCCAGGCCCTCACACAGGCAGCTTCCCGTATCTGGAATGTTTGCTCCGGGCCCCAAATCGCACGCCCACCCCGCGTGTGGCCTCACTATCTGGGTGAGGTCCCTTGCTGGCCTGCATGGCCGCTGCACACACCCACCCCCTGTGGCTCTCATCACTGAAAGCGCCCACTCCTGGCTATTTACCCCCTTGGCTGTGTTCCGGCTCAGGCCTGCAGGTGCAGCCCTTCTCGACCCTCTCCCAGGTCTCTGGTCAGGGGCCCCGTTGCCAAGCCCCTCCTGTCTGAGCCTTGCAGCcacccgggggtggggggcagagccGACCCCCAGGGCCCCGCACGCAGAGGTGGGCTCCTCGGCTTGGGGATCGCCTGTGCCACATGCTCCACCCACGTgctgcttcctccttccttccttagcGAACACCCACTAAGGCCGACTCCCTGCAGCCCCGCGCGCGGCCGCTCAGGATGCTCTTGCTTGCGGCCCCGGGAAGGGCGGCCCCAGCGGGTCTCCACACAGTGTGCTCGGGTGAGCGGGAAAGCGTCAGGGAAGAGGCGGGCCGTGCAGAGCAGCCACGCTTTCCAGAGGCTCCAAATCCCAGAAAGTCTTCTTGTGAGAACTGGATATGCTCCCCCTCCCCGGCACCTCCCCGGCACGGCATTCACACCATGACGGGGCTGCTTGCCCTCAGGGCCTGGAGGAGCTGACCCGGGGGCAGCAACGGGGCTGCTTCTACACCCCTCCGGGGCCCTCCACTCCACCGGCTCTGGGGCCCTGGCAAACATGGACACCTTCTTTGGGATTTCCCGTCTCACGGGTGAAAGGAGAGCAGCT
It encodes the following:
- the PPP6R2 gene encoding serine/threonine-protein phosphatase 6 regulatory subunit 2 isoform X2, which translates into the protein MFWKFDLSTTSHVDKLLDKEDVTLRELMDEDDILQECKAQNRKLLDFLCRQQSMEELVSLVTQDPALGVEEKVRFKYPNTACELLTCDVPQISDRLGGDETLLNLLYDFLNREPPLNPLLASFFSKTIGSLIARRTAQVIVFLRKKDKFISLLLKHIGTSALMDLLLRLVSCVEPAGLRQEVLHWLNEEKLIQRLVELIHPSQDEDRQSNASQTLCDIVRLGREQGSPLQEAPEPDPLLTALESQDCVERLLRNMFDGAQTELCLVSGTQVLLTLLEPRRAGPVSQPRSGVDSEGFQGGRREQSCFEGVTPTARQGHHLGTAPTPIRMEGLLDSCSQGLDRLCAVSSGVLRGIEPRLKDFHQLLLSPPKKAAILTTIGVLEEPLGNARLHGARLVAALLHTNTPSINQELCRLNTMGLLLDLFVKYAWNNFLHFQVELCIAAILSHSAREDRAVASGPEGAVEPLPSSGDPETPQPAASRPESTMVTHLFQKCCLVQRILEAWEANDHTQAAGGMRRGNMGHLTRIANAVVQSLEGGPVQTQVSEVLRGLPSDCRGRWESFVEETLTEANRRNAVDLVSTHHLHPSSEDEDMEGVFPNELSLQQAFSEYQVQQMTATFVDQFGFSDEEFAEQDDSVNAPFDRIAEINFSVDADEDSPGAALFEACCSDHIQPFDEDDDLWEDEETHCVARVTRARFGGPHASESCRKDGLEHRGQGGEESSEADGARAGAPRAAVQEEGPRVEGGSEGAPWTVSDEPVNSTASGLAPAVAMDVGSSVWAASAPSASAAEERGWAKFADFQPFCCSESGPRCSSPVDRGHGDAQGGLNRGPERTPGPATLGAWNACVARKAPLVASSSREDKQKVALASEAVRMGPGREAPPPPVLVPRSECATSTPPDLASLAPVEVTSAPVGAVLPEAAVAATTVPGNTGPASATPAVSPVLAVAVTPAAPAVSTAATLGTVTKDRQTDGPPPAGAALNGLV
- the PPP6R2 gene encoding serine/threonine-protein phosphatase 6 regulatory subunit 2 isoform X1 — translated: MFWKFDLSTTSHVDKLLDKEDVTLRELMDEDDILQECKAQNRKLLDFLCRQQSMEELVSLVTQDPALGVEEKVRFKYPNTACELLTCDVPQISDRLGGDETLLNLLYDFLNREPPLNPLLASFFSKTIGSLIARRTAQVIVFLRKKDKFISLLLKHIGTSALMDLLLRLVSCVEPAGLRQEVLHWLNEEKLIQRLVELIHPSQDEDRQSNASQTLCDIVRLGREQGSPLQEAPEPDPLLTALESQDCVERLLRNMFDGAQTELCLVSGTQVLLTLLEPRRAGPVSQPRSGVDSEGFQGGRREQSCFEGVTPTARQGHHLGTAPTPIRMEGLLDSCSQGLDRLCAVSSGVLRGIEPRLKDFHQLLLSPPKKAAILTTIGVLEEPLGNARLHGARLVAALLHTNTPSINQELCRLNTMGLLLDLFVKYAWNNFLHFQVELCIAAILSHSAREDRAVASGPEGAVEPLPSSGDPETPQPAASRPESTMVTHLFQKCCLVQRILEAWEANDHTQAAGGMRRGNMGHLTRIANAVVQSLEGGPVQTQVSEVLRGLPSDCRGRWESFVEETLTEANRRNAVDLVSTHHLHPSSEDEDMEGVFPNELSLQQAFSEYQVQQMTATFVDQFGFSDEEFAEQDDSVNAPFDRIAEINFSVDADEDSPGAALFEACCSDHIQPFDEDDDLWEDEETHCVARVTRARFGGPHASESCRKDGLEHRGQGGEESSEADGARAGAPRAAVQEEGPRVEGGSEAGAPWTVSDEPVNSTASGLAPAVAMDVGSSVWAASAPSASAAEERGWAKFADFQPFCCSESGPRCSSPVDRGHGDAQGGLNRGPERTPGPATLGAWNACVARKAPLVASSSREDKQKVALASEAVRMGPGREAPPPPVLVPRSECATSTPPDLASLAPVEVTSAPVGAVLPEAAVAATTVPGNTGPASATPAVSPVLAVAVTPAAPAVSTAATLGTVTKDRQTDGPPPAGAALNGLV
- the PPP6R2 gene encoding serine/threonine-protein phosphatase 6 regulatory subunit 2 isoform X3 — translated: MFWKFDLSTTSHVDKLLDKEDVTLRELMDEDDILQECKAQNRKLLDFLCRQQSMEELVSLVTQDPALGVEEKVRFKYPNTACELLTCDVPQISDRLGGDETLLNLLYDFLNREPPLNPLLASFFSKTIGSLIARRTAQVIVFLRKKDKFISLLLKHIGTSALMDLLLRLVSCVEPAGLRQEVLHWLNEEKLIQRLVELIHPSQDEDRQSNASQTLCDIVRLGREQGSPLQEAPEPDPLLTALESQDCVERLLRNMFDGAQTELCLVSGTQVLLTLLEPRRAGMEGLLDSCSQGLDRLCAVSSGVLRGIEPRLKDFHQLLLSPPKKAAILTTIGVLEEPLGNARLHGARLVAALLHTNTPSINQELCRLNTMGLLLDLFVKYAWNNFLHFQVELCIAAILSHSAREDRAVASGPEGAVEPLPSSGDPETPQPAASRPESTMVTHLFQKCCLVQRILEAWEANDHTQAAGGMRRGNMGHLTRIANAVVQSLEGGPVQTQVSEVLRGLPSDCRGRWESFVEETLTEANRRNAVDLVSTHHLHPSSEDEDMEGVFPNELSLQQAFSEYQVQQMTATFVDQFGFSDEEFAEQDDSVNAPFDRIAEINFSVDADEDSPGAALFEACCSDHIQPFDEDDDLWEDEETHCVARVTRARFGGPHASESCRKDGLEHRGQGGEESSEADGARAGAPRAAVQEEGPRVEGGSEAGAPWTVSDEPVNSTASGLAPAVAMDVGSSVWAASAPSASAAEERGWAKFADFQPFCCSESGPRCSSPVDRGHGDAQGGLNRGPERTPGPATLGAWNACVARKAPLVASSSREDKQKVALASEAVRMGPGREAPPPPVLVPRSECATSTPPDLASLAPVEVTSAPVGAVLPEAAVAATTVPGNTGPASATPAVSPVLAVAVTPAAPAVSTAATLGTVTKDRQTDGPPPAGAALNGLV
- the PPP6R2 gene encoding serine/threonine-protein phosphatase 6 regulatory subunit 2 isoform X4, with product MFWKFDLSTTSHVDKLLDKEDVTLRELMDEDDILQECKAQNRKLLDFLCRQQSMEELVSLVTQDPALGVEEKVRFKYPNTACELLTCDVPQISDRLGGDETLLNLLYDFLNREPPLNPLLASFFSKTIGSLIARRTAQVIVFLRKKDKFISLLLKHIGTSALMDLLLRLVSCVEPAGLRQEVLHWLNEEKLIQRLVELIHPSQDEDRQSNASQTLCDIVRLGREQGSPLQEAPEPDPLLTALESQDCVERLLRNMFDGAQTELCLVSGTQVLLTLLEPRRAGMEGLLDSCSQGLDRLCAVSSGVLRGIEPRLKDFHQLLLSPPKKAAILTTIGVLEEPLGNARLHGARLVAALLHTNTPSINQELCRLNTMGLLLDLFVKYAWNNFLHFQVELCIAAILSHSAREDRAVASGPEGAVEPLPSSGDPETPQPAASRPESTMVTHLFQKCCLVQRILEAWEANDHTQAAGGMRRGNMGHLTRIANAVVQSLEGGPVQTQVSEVLRGLPSDCRGRWESFVEETLTEANRRNAVDLVSTHHLHPSSEDEDMEGVFPNELSLQQAFSEYQVQQMTATFVDQFGFSDEEFAEQDDSVNAPFDRIAEINFSVDADEDSPGAALFEACCSDHIQPFDEDDDLWEDEETHCVARVTRARFGGPHASESCRKDGLEHRGQGGEESSEADGARAGAPRAAVQEEGPRVEGGSEGAPWTVSDEPVNSTASGLAPAVAMDVGSSVWAASAPSASAAEERGWAKFADFQPFCCSESGPRCSSPVDRGHGDAQGGLNRGPERTPGPATLGAWNACVARKAPLVASSSREDKQKVALASEAVRMGPGREAPPPPVLVPRSECATSTPPDLASLAPVEVTSAPVGAVLPEAAVAATTVPGNTGPASATPAVSPVLAVAVTPAAPAVSTAATLGTVTKDRQTDGPPPAGAALNGLV
- the PPP6R2 gene encoding serine/threonine-protein phosphatase 6 regulatory subunit 2 isoform X6; the encoded protein is MDLLLRLVSCVEPAGLRQEVLHWLNEEKLIQRLVELIHPSQDEDRQSNASQTLCDIVRLGREQGSPLQEAPEPDPLLTALESQDCVERLLRNMFDGAQTELCLVSGTQVLLTLLEPRRAGPVSQPRSGVDSEGFQGGRREQSCFEGVTPTARQGHHLGTAPTPIRMEGLLDSCSQGLDRLCAVSSGVLRGIEPRLKDFHQLLLSPPKKAAILTTIGVLEEPLGNARLHGARLVAALLHTNTPSINQELCRLNTMGLLLDLFVKYAWNNFLHFQVELCIAAILSHSAREDRAVASGPEGAVEPLPSSGDPETPQPAASRPESTMVTHLFQKCCLVQRILEAWEANDHTQAAGGMRRGNMGHLTRIANAVVQSLEGGPVQTQVSEVLRGLPSDCRGRWESFVEETLTEANRRNAVDLVSTHHLHPSSEDEDMEGVFPNELSLQQAFSEYQVQQMTATFVDQFGFSDEEFAEQDDSVNAPFDRIAEINFSVDADEDSPGAALFEACCSDHIQPFDEDDDLWEDEETHCVARVTRARFGGPHASESCRKDGLEHRGQGGEESSEADGARAGAPRAAVQEEGPRVEGGSEAGAPWTVSDEPVNSTASGLAPAVAMDVGSSVWAASAPSASAAEERGWAKFADFQPFCCSESGPRCSSPVDRGHGDAQGGLNRGPERTPGPATLGAWNACVARKAPLVASSSREDKQKVALASEAVRMGPGREAPPPPVLVPRSECATSTPPDLASLAPVEVTSAPVGAVLPEAAVAATTVPGNTGPASATPAVSPVLAVAVTPAAPAVSTAATLGTVTKDRQTDGPPPAGAALNGLV